A region from the Acipenser ruthenus chromosome 56, fAciRut3.2 maternal haplotype, whole genome shotgun sequence genome encodes:
- the LOC117967705 gene encoding uncharacterized protein LOC117967705 translates to MVAPVLIPAVVAAMGAAAGIKVGHAVHVVIGTMLGATAGLAAAMFLGETVIAQPEKGHKLAMAGATVGTVLGCAVGLEAGVVAAIAVVGALLLYSGMGINEIVYQGIADIKHLIDALLEVIDMAGEKTIQAGISVLLGMMVGVSLEGNAGIWLCAGTAAVLGAVLSGRTEDVFMETTGAAVGAMLGTRAGIGIIALFLIMKKDFTLRLIKQRTENWPTVALVERIRSMGETTVGAAIAAVLGMMVGVAMGAEVGILLRACTAAVLGAVFSRRAGATGAFAAATGATVGAMLGTAVLVVTPLLILKMGSTLGLLIEQVKYIGSDVQELMNAFTSLDLQEGGMRDFFFALITVMGVAWLVAVFLAALLV, encoded by the exons ATGG TGGCACCAGTACTGATACCAGCAGTAGTGGCTGCAATGGGAGCGGCAGCAGGCATCAAAGTGGGACACGCAGTCCACGTTGTAATCGGAACCATGCTGGGAGCCACAGCTGGGTTAGCTGCAGCAATGTTCCTGGGAGAAACAGTAATAGCACAACCAGAAAAAGGACATAAATTAGCAATGGCAGGAGCAACGGTGGGAACAGTGCTGGGATGTGCGGTAGGACTGGAGGCAGGAGTGGTCGCGGCCATAGCGGTCGTTGGTGCCTTATTGCTATACTCCGGAATGGGGATAAATGAAATTGTTTACCAAGGAATAGCGGACATCAAGCACCTAATAGATGCTTTGCTGGAAGTGATAGACATGGCAGGGGAAAAGACAATCCAAGCAGGAATTTCAGTGCTGCTGGGAATGATGGTAGGAGTATCCTTGGAAGGTAACGCAGGGATTTGGCTTTGTGCCGGGACAGCTGCAGTGTTGGGAGCTGTGCTTTCAGGGAGAACAGAAGATGTTTTCATGGAGACCACAGGAGCAGCTGTAGGTGCAATGCTGGGGACAAGGGCAGGAATAGGCATCATTGCATTGTTTCTAATAATGAAGAAGGATTTTACTCTCAGATTGATAAAACAGCGAACGGAAAACTGGCCCACTGTCGCTTTGGTGGAAAGGATCAGGAGTATGGGGGAAACTACCGTCGGAGCAGCAATCGCAGCGGTGCTGGGGATGATGGTAGGAGTCGCCATGGGAGCCGAGGTGGGGATTCTCCTGCGCGCATGCACTGCTGCCGTGTTGGGAGCTGTGTTTTCAAGGAGGGCGGGAGCAACAGGTGCTTTCGCAGCGGCTACAGGTGCAACAGTGGGTGCCATGCTGGGGACAGCAGTCCTTGTGGTTACACCGCTGCTAATACTGAAGATGGGTAGCACTCTAGGATTGCTAATAGAACAAGTGAAATATATCGGTTCCGATGTGCAAGAGTTAATGAACGCCTTTACCTCATTAGATCTACAGGAAGGGGGAATGCGTGACTTTTTTTTCGCATTGATTACAGTGATGGGAGTGGCTTGGTTGGTAGCAGTATTTTTAGCAGCGCTTCTAGTATAA